A window of the Bradyrhizobium ottawaense genome harbors these coding sequences:
- a CDS encoding helix-turn-helix transcriptional regulator: protein MRKELNQPVFLKTATLLARYDGVSRMWLNRRIKHDGFPAPTRFGTTSTPLWRLDLVEKWERDQSALGLVFEKKAVG from the coding sequence GTGCGTAAAGAACTCAACCAGCCTGTATTCCTGAAGACGGCCACACTGCTCGCACGTTACGACGGCGTGTCCCGGATGTGGTTAAACCGTCGCATCAAGCACGATGGTTTCCCCGCGCCTACTCGCTTTGGCACGACATCAACACCCCTTTGGCGGCTAGACCTTGTCGAGAAATGGGAGCGTGATCAATCCGCGCTCGGTCTCGTCTTCGAAAAGAAGGCGGTGGGATGA